A part of Chloroflexota bacterium genomic DNA contains:
- a CDS encoding HD-GYP domain-containing protein produces the protein MAINDQDANRWLQALDLYDKEITEHTLRVTSLSLKIAHSLGLPKRGLMNIQLGTLLHDIGKLGIPESIMQKPGRLTPYEFQVVQEHPLFAMEWLTKYPQYKPAMVIPLYHHEWWDGTGYPFGLAGDEIPRLARIVAVADVWDALTSDRPYRKAMAESQALYIITSESGTHFDPEVVDVFLDYGIFETNYFPAYATIFA, from the coding sequence TTGGCGATTAACGACCAGGATGCAAATCGCTGGTTGCAGGCATTGGATCTTTACGATAAAGAAATCACAGAGCATACGCTGAGGGTGACTTCTTTATCTTTAAAGATTGCCCATAGCCTGGGCCTTCCCAAACGTGGTTTAATGAATATCCAATTAGGGACACTGCTTCATGATATTGGAAAGCTGGGTATTCCGGAGAGCATCATGCAAAAGCCGGGTCGCCTAACCCCCTATGAGTTTCAGGTGGTTCAGGAACATCCACTTTTCGCGATGGAATGGCTGACCAAATACCCCCAATATAAGCCTGCCATGGTCATCCCGCTCTACCATCATGAGTGGTGGGATGGCACTGGATATCCATTTGGCTTGGCTGGGGATGAGATTCCCAGGTTGGCACGGATTGTGGCTGTTGCAGATGTATGGGATGCGCTGACTTCTGACCGACCATATCGCAAAGCAATGGCGGAGAGCCAGGCCTTGTATATCATCACCTCGGAATCGGGCACACATTTTGACCCTGAAGTTGTGGATGTGTTTCTGGATTATGGCATTTTTGAGACGAATTATTTCCCAGCCTATGCTACCATATTTGCTTAA
- a CDS encoding HD domain-containing protein encodes MTTTSFKDRLAKFNAFWEELETGEELSQVSDKALRKVVRFLPETLACPDITSARIIYRNKTYSYGKVGRATHEIVEPIKTFQNQIGQVEFHYSENGAKCSRTGLDDDGFILKLVTERLGVLSTFIEKDIEIEKLKDEALNAYDRTIEAWAAAFETQQKEASGHTERVVNLAMELAREMGFPDEELVHIRRGALLHDIGKISIPDEIISKHGKLTEEEFDVVRRHPLFAKKWLSQLELLKPALQIPYYHHERWDGSGYPLGLKGKDIPLAARMFSVVDVWDALTSDRPYRRALSKEEALNLIISQSGSHFDPKVVEHFIKVLSNENLINAPHQLRIQAFGGEKVWLQNILITTSDWQVHAAKEMFFVFLAHPGGLTKEQVGLYMWPDASTEELDIKFKNTLYRLRSAVGKQVILLAEGMYRFNPMQEYAFDVEIFLTSIQRANEVDEPRQKIKHLSHAIQQYGGDYLPEVDDYWAIPDREKFRQMYIDALYTIANLYFEREVYKSALRYCHQALTEDNANEEVHRLAMKIHAVTGNKAEIIRQYEACRQELEEKFDVEPSEQTLLLYDTLINA; translated from the coding sequence ATGACAACGACTTCGTTCAAAGATAGATTGGCTAAGTTCAATGCGTTCTGGGAAGAACTTGAGACCGGTGAGGAGCTATCACAGGTGAGTGATAAAGCTCTTCGAAAGGTCGTACGTTTTCTCCCGGAAACTTTGGCATGCCCTGATATCACCTCGGCTCGCATAATCTATAGGAACAAAACCTATTCCTATGGAAAGGTCGGAAGGGCTACTCATGAGATCGTTGAACCCATTAAAACTTTCCAGAACCAAATTGGTCAGGTGGAATTTCATTACTCAGAAAACGGGGCGAAATGCAGCCGGACAGGTCTGGATGATGATGGATTTATTCTCAAGCTAGTCACAGAACGGCTTGGTGTTCTTTCCACCTTTATTGAAAAAGACATAGAAATTGAAAAGTTAAAAGATGAAGCGCTCAATGCTTACGATCGGACGATTGAAGCTTGGGCGGCTGCTTTTGAAACACAACAGAAAGAAGCCAGCGGGCACACAGAAAGAGTTGTTAACCTGGCAATGGAACTGGCGCGGGAGATGGGCTTCCCCGACGAAGAATTGGTCCATATCCGCCGAGGCGCATTGCTGCACGATATCGGCAAGATCAGCATCCCGGATGAAATTATCTCCAAGCACGGCAAGTTGACCGAAGAAGAATTTGATGTCGTCCGGCGGCATCCCCTGTTTGCCAAAAAATGGCTTTCGCAGCTCGAACTCCTCAAACCCGCTTTGCAAATTCCCTATTACCACCATGAAAGATGGGATGGCAGTGGATACCCGCTGGGGCTGAAGGGGAAGGATATCCCCCTGGCTGCCAGAATGTTCTCAGTTGTTGATGTGTGGGATGCACTCACCTCAGACAGGCCCTATCGCAGAGCCCTGAGTAAGGAAGAAGCGCTCAACCTGATCATTTCACAATCCGGCTCCCACTTCGACCCAAAAGTCGTTGAGCATTTTATCAAAGTGCTCTCCAATGAGAACTTGATCAATGCTCCGCATCAGCTCAGGATCCAGGCTTTTGGTGGAGAGAAGGTTTGGCTTCAGAATATTCTGATCACGACCAGTGACTGGCAGGTACATGCCGCCAAAGAAATGTTCTTTGTCTTTTTGGCCCATCCCGGTGGGCTGACCAAAGAACAGGTCGGGTTATATATGTGGCCGGATGCCTCCACTGAGGAGTTGGACATTAAGTTCAAGAATACCCTTTATCGCTTGCGCAGCGCTGTCGGTAAGCAGGTGATCTTGCTTGCGGAAGGGATGTATCGCTTCAATCCCATGCAGGAATATGCCTTCGATGTGGAGATCTTCCTGACCTCCATTCAACGGGCTAATGAAGTGGATGAACCCCGGCAGAAGATCAAACACCTCTCACATGCCATTCAGCAATATGGCGGCGATTATTTGCCAGAAGTTGACGATTACTGGGCGATCCCGGATCGGGAGAAATTCCGGCAGATGTATATTGATGCGCTGTATACGATCGCGAACTTGTATTTTGAGAGAGAAGTGTATAAATCTGCCCTGCGTTACTGCCATCAGGCCTTGACGGAAGACAATGCCAATGAAGAAGTTCACCGTCTTGCGATGAAGATCCACGCCGTGACTGGTAATAAGGCTGAAATCATCCGCCAATACGAAGCATGCCGGCAGGAATTGGAAGAAAAATTTGATGTTGAGCCATCTGAACAGACTCTACTCCTTTATGACACTTTAATTAATGCCTAG